In Acipenser ruthenus chromosome 1, fAciRut3.2 maternal haplotype, whole genome shotgun sequence, the genomic stretch TTTTTTAGTTTTCTCAATGCTTTTGTCCATTGTCTTTTCGCTATCCCCTCTGCATTTGGGACAGTACCACTTTCCCTTTGGCTTATAGGTGAGTCCAACACATGAGAAATGAAACCACTCGATGGGGCACTGTTCATTGTCACACCCTATCATTTCACCGTAAGACACTTGGTTGCACAGGCAGTAAGTGGGCTCGTTGGGATCGATGGCAAACTCGACAGGAGAGACCTCTCGTTCTTGCTTGGCTTTTGATCGCTTTTTCTTCTTGGCTGATTTAGATTTCTTCTCCTTGGGTGGCTGCTCCTCACCagcctcctccaccaccaccaccccgtTGGCGATGTGGCACGATTCACGGCTTTCGCTGTTGCGCTGCCGGCGGATTCGTCTGGTTGAAGGCCTCTCCGGCAGCACGGCCTCTGGTTTCGCTTTCTCCACAGGCTTTTCGACCTCTTGTGGCTCTTGGAAACATTGTGAATGGGCCTCCATCTGCCTGGCCCGGTTCTCCACCAGTTCCATCATCTGAGTGACCACATGGAGCTTCTCATCTCCCAACTCCTGGCTGCTGATCAGCGCTCGCTGGAGATGATTCTGCAGCCTCTTCCTCTGACTCAGGTCAGTCTCTTTTTTATACTTCTCGTAGACATCATCAACTTCTGTTAAAacttctgcaaaaaataaaaaaatatggaaGTGTACAACATCGTTTCAAAGTGATGTACAATTTTACACAGAACTAAATTATGACCTGCACTGTAATTTTATAAGAATATGAAGGCCCCAACACCTTGCATGGTACTTCACGTTATTACTCCAAGAAAGACACATGCTATACATGTCTTATAGAAAATCAGGAGtggttataaaacaaacaaacaaaaaaaaagccacctCCCCAACTGCTGGGCATTAACGTTAAACCTGTGATATGGTTAGGGTTCTGAACGAATTACAGAACATGTGTTGGAACTAGGGCTGTATTGAAGGTTCGAAGGTtcaaaggtttgttcgctagccaggaattcgaagaatgttttaaaccttcgaaggtttgtcaGACGCCATtcatgcactgtgtgtgtgtttttgcttctgttaacagaaatcctttgacaatgtgtgaatactgtaaatcaaacattaaatgtctctcgcatgcaaaattcgagctttatttgtataatgcatattacttaaacaaaagttgttgtattaaaatccactaccaaatcacaGCAACTCTATGGTGCCGCTGCCATGTATgcagcagggtatagtatccaaagcactgtgGGGTCCCTATAGCgatgtagtgcttcagtaaaatatgtactgaatatccaATGTACAAGGGAAAGTGctgtggtagaatatgtttgaaacatacaaaatatacgctaacactaataattttaattccgaaaactgagcactgtccatccctcccccctccagctcatgTTAACCAGAGGCAATTTTTTTCATTCAACATCTCAATAGCAAAGTACTGTacagcgtaagctgtattgaaagaaatgtctcgaaacccctctgctgtttaggatttttttttgttaaatgcccagacgaccaaaaaaaaaaaaagaaaaaaaagatgaatgcaAACAGTGCAAGCAACTgctgatgtatcatggaggcacatgcaatctctggggtcactttacaatcgtaagttcatattattattattattattattattattattaatatgagtgtgactgataacctgcttgaaatggggggaggggggagggggggagggggggagggttaggtcggccacggtgtcctcagttcaccgcgcatcagcgacccctgtagtccggccgggtgcctgcgggcttgcctgtaaactgcccgagagctgcgttgtcctccgacactgtagctcttgggtggctgcatggtaagcctgcagtgtgaaaaaaagtggtcggctgacggcacacgcttcgaaggacagtgtgtgttcatcttcgccctcccgattcagcgcaggggtggtagtggtgagctgagattgaaaaaaaaacaactggccattctaaattgagagaaaataataataaaaaaaaaacaacaaaaaaaaaaaaaacgagagtgaCCTGTATCTGAGTGTTTTACATCCCAGTGCTGACTAATTAatctataaaaatacatttacgtttTGGCATTTTTACTTATTATACTCACTGCGTCAGTATGGATCTATTTATTGACGTTtgtgtgg encodes the following:
- the LOC117420987 gene encoding inhibitor of growth protein 2-like; this translates as MLGNYPNVEKSQVVSYVEDYLECVESLPLDIQRNVSLLREIDTKYQEVLTEVDDVYEKYKKETDLSQRKRLQNHLQRALISSQELGDEKLHVVTQMMELVENRARQMEAHSQCFQEPQEVEKPVEKAKPEAVLPERPSTRRIRRQRNSESRESCHIANGVVVVEEAGEEQPPKEKKSKSAKKKKRSKAKQEREVSPVEFAIDPNEPTYCLCNQVSYGEMIGCDNEQCPIEWFHFSCVGLTYKPKGKWYCPKCRGDSEKTMDKSIEKTKKDRRSR